The Leptospira sp. WS60.C2 genome includes the window CACAAAATGAGTCCATGGGACTTGCAGAAGAGATCTACAAACAAATGTCTGCGTCTCTTCCGCCTTTAAAACAAAAACCGTATCTTTAAATCCACTGGGAAAAAGACGTTTTCCGTAACTCTTCTTTCCATTTTTCTTCTAGGTTTGTTAATGTTTCATTGAGTTTAGGAGATAAACTTGCCCGTTCTTTAGGTGCCCCTAATTTGAAGCTGGATGTAGTTTCATAAACACTTACCAAATTGACTTGTTCTTTTAATTTCACAGGAGCCAATCGTTTTTCTTCCGTGGTTTGAATCCAACTTGCTTCTTCTAATTTTTCTACGATTTGGTTTAACTCCTTTTCGGATAGTACAAGTGACTTTCGAACTTGGGTAAGTTTGATCAGTTCTCCTTGTTTTTCTTGGTAGGTGTAAACAAGGGTTAACACCTGAAGGATTTTATAAAACTCAAACGACAACGTCCGATCGATATCATCAAATGGATGTTTGGGGAGAAGATATCGGTCTGGAAACTGCAATGTAGCCGTGACTTCCGCTCCATATAGAATGATGAGAGATATGGAATAAATCGCAAGAAGGGCAATGGGAATCGCCGCTAGTGCTTTGTACACTAACATCGTTTTTTCGGTAAACGAGGTGAGATAGATATTGATAAATCCCCAAAAAAACAAGATGAGTATAAACCCAGTCACTGCAGCACCAATAGAAGATGCTTTGATCGGTACCTTCGTATTAGGTATGATCGTGAAGATCAGTAAAAAGAATAACCAAAGTGCAAGTAATGGAAGTAAAAATTGAAAAATGGAATACAGGGAAAAAAATCGTTTCCCCCCCTGGTATTTTTTCCAAATGGTTTGTCCCTTTCCATCATCTTCCACGCGAATGATTTTATTGAACTCTCCCACACCGACAATGCCTAACATTCCTTCGTTTGGACTTTCTGCTTCGTTTTGATTTTCGATTTCGATTGTTTCTTCTGGGTTTGGCAAACTTGTTACGTTGGTAACCATTCCGTCTTTCGTAGAAGATTCGGTTTCCGTATTGGATTTCTTTTTGGAGAGAAGGAGCATGTCAAGAATCATCCCCGCTCTTCCTTTATACGCGACTGACCAGTTTTCTCCTTCATCTTCGGAAAGAAGAATGTCTCCTAAAGAAGTGAGAACAAAAATATCATAATCTTGTTTTTTTGGCGAAGCAAAAACCCAAACTCGTTCATATGAGTATTTTCTATGACTTAAATCTTTCCAAGTATAACCACCATCAGTCGTTTTAAAAATGGCACCACTGTCACCCACCAAAAATCCAACACTTCGATTTAGGAAAGAGATATCATTGAGAGGTTTTGTAGAAATTTCTTGTGGAAAGAAAGTCGTTCCACCATCACTGGTTTTCCATAATCTTCCCTCTCGATCCAAAATGAATCCATCTTTTTCAGAGAAAAAACGAACTCGAATCGGAGTGATCCCATCATCATGGAAACGTTTGATTTCTTTGAAAGGTTTTCCGATGTCGTAACGAATGGTTCTTGTGTCTTTCGTTAAAATAAAAAGAGTGTCGTAGTCGATGGCTCCAAAGTCTGAAATGGTGATTCCTTTTAGAGTATGGATTTTCCATGTATTCCCTAAGTCATTGGAATATAAAAACGTACCTTCTTCCGAAATGGTGAAAAGATCGTTTCCGACACTTCTGATTCTAAAAAAATTCTCCTTTCGGATATTCGGTTTTTTGCATGTTCCAGTTTCCACCGTTTCCATGTCGACGCAGAGCATATTTTCAAAATCGATGCTAGCTTCAGGGATAAACGAAATGGATTTTTTTAGTTCCCGCATGACACCAATATTTCCTTTTTCACCAGCAACCCAGATCTCTCCATGTTTTGTGGCAACTATGGATTTTAAATGTGGCGGGCGAACAGAATCCGAAATAGTATCTGTGATGTTTTTTCCTACCACGAAAAGTAAAGGTCCGAAGGAAATCAGGAAAAAATAGAAAACAAACTTATTGATAAAATTGCGATGTAGGTCTATATTCCAAATGATGTGAAATGCTTTTTCTAACGATCGTAAGACTGCTGTTGCTGAGAATATAAAGACAACAAATCCAACGGCCCCAATTTGTGTTGCTGTGGAAATAATGTCTGTAAGTGTTTCTAGGTATGGTGTGATATCAAACTGTATATTGTTACGTAGAAGATAAGAATTGATTTCATCAACGAGTTCACCTTGTCTGGTATGAATTCCAGAAGCAACCGTAATGAGAGCGAGAGCCACTGTGAGTGTGGGTATGAGTGTTACAATGGTTGTGTAAGCTAAACTTGAACCAATGATGAGACAATCATCTTTCATGAAACGGTGAACAGAAACTAGTAAAACTCGAATACCAATGATGAGCTTTCGTTTCCAACCAGGTTCTTCTGGGATAGTGGTCAAACGTACGAGAAGTGGAGTTTTGATCGTTTCGCTCATAAAGGTTCCTATTTTTTAAATGCGTACAGAACGTAACTTGATGTGAGAGGGTATCCGTTTCGTTTCATTTTTGATATAAAATGATAGTAAGAGACGCGAATCCATTTGAGGTAATCTTTCCATGTTTGGAAAGACCCTCTCACTTTCCTTAATTTTGCAATCAAAGGGAAGTCGACACCAAAGTAAGATAGAAAACTTCCAAATCCATAACGAGTCAATATTTTTTTTAGGAGTGTATCAGAGTAATAAAAAACATGCCCTGGCATATAATAATGATACGAAGATCCTTCTTCTTTCGCTTGCCAACCTTCAAAATTCGCTGTCTGGAGGAGTAATAGTCCACCGGGTTTTAAAATACGTGTTAATTCTTGAAAAAATCGATTCGGATTTTCGATGTGTTCAATGACTTCTATAAGGGAAATCACATCAAAAGATTCGTTTGGGAATTTTGCATCGAAAAGATTTCCTTGGAAGGTAGGAATGTTATTTTGATTCGCATAACTTGCTGCATATTCAGAGATTTCTACTCCTTGCACCTGGAATCCTTCTTCCTTTGCCACCTCTAAAAACCCACCAAAGGAACTTCCGATATCTAAAAAATGACCAGTTGTGATAAAGCGTTTTATGTTTTGGATTCTTGCCTTCCAAACGTACCGAAAGAAGGGTTTTTGTTCTCTTTCGTCGATATAGGTGTATTCCGCTCTTCCTTGGTAATAATCTTTGGTATATAGCTCTGATTGGTTAGGTCTTGGTGACAATGCCTGGAGTTTACAGATTTGACACTCGGTAACGGAAAGGTCTTTGTATTTACCTGTTGTTTGGTAGAGAGCTTTCCAATTACAATTGTTTTGGAGAGGGCATTCCTTTTTTAAAGAAGAGAAGGCATCCATTATTTTTTAGCAAGAAAAAACCAGTGACAAATTCTTTCATTGAGTTTGCCAAGTGGAGTTCTTTCTGTATACCCAATGGAAACTTCGGAGAAGGGTAATAAAAAATTCTCTAAGTCACTGAGTGTATATGTCTCCGCATAACCACCGCTTAAGTCAGCTAGATTCATGGTTCCTTCTTTTAATCCCAAATGGGTATCGCCTTCTGCACGAATGGAACCTAGTAAATATCCATTCGGTTGTAATGCGTTGTATAGGGATCGTAAGAGCAATTTTGCATCTTTCCGTTTGTTATAATGGAACACCCCCCAACTCACAATCACACCAAATTCTTCCGGAGAAAAGGGCAAAGTTAGGTCAGGTGTATGGAGGAAACGGATGGTTGGTTCCGTAGCTTTTAAATTGTCGATCGTGGTTTTCGCATTGTCGCAACCAGTCACCTCATAACCGCTACTTTGTAGGAGATAAACATGCCTTCCCGACCCACAGCCGAAATCGAGAGCCTTTTGCGATGGGGGTTGGATTTTGGAAAGCAAACGAACTAAGTTTTCATCGGGAAATGTGAGTTTAGACTTAGGCCGTTCGTAGTGTTTGTCCCAAACGTGATTCATGGTTCCAATCGTTCCAAAAGGGAGGCATACCATTCATTTGCTGAGATGGTTTGTTTCGTGGAGATGCCCAAAACAGATGTTCGTTTGTGGTTTCCTTCCAAAGGTTCTAAGCCGGCACCTGTTGGGATCAGCTGCTTTTGGAAAAACACAATTTCAAATGCATTGGGCACGAAGGAAACAGGCTCTCCCATCTTTTTTTGTTTGGCGGGAGGAAGAGTGAAAACAATCGCAGAATGAGTGATTCCTTTTTGAGATTGTTTCAAAAAATCGGGTCGTGTCTTTTCACCGATGGTAACGGACAATAAATCTTTGAAATAATCATATCCATAGTGATGTGACAAAAGTTGGTCTGCTAAAAATTCACCGCCCACCTCAGGTGCCGATTCAATGAGTACACATTCTTTATTTTTAGTAATCTTGAACTCCGCAACAAAAGGACCAGTTTTTAGTTTTGATGCAGTGACAATGCTTTGACAAATCATCTTCAATTCCCCTGCCATCGTAAGATGTTTAGAGGGAGTGATATGTGCCAGTTCAATGAATTGTGGTTTGCCTGTTGTGATTTTGTCAGAGAGGGAAATTAGATAAAATCGTTTGTTGATCACAAAACCGAGAACGGTCACCTCATCCCCTTGTGTGAAGGTTTCGATTAAAAAAGCATCACTTGCTTTTCCCTTTGTGAACTTTTTATACTCCGCTTCTGATTCAATGACAGAAATTCCTTTTTTCCCGTAACCTTCTTTTGGTTTGGCAATCATCGGGAATGCCAAATCCAATTTTTTTTCTTTGGATTTGGTCTGGGTTTGCGAAGATGTGGAAACAGTCACGGGAACAGGAATTCCGTATTTGGCAATGGATTGTTTGAATTTTTCTTTGTCCAAAAAAAGATTCGTGCTTTCTCTTGGATTTCCCCGTAGTTTCAATTTTTCTGCCAGATAAGAAACGGTGTAGACAGCCTTTCCATACGACCGAGATCCCACACCTAGTAACTTATAGGGTAGGGGGACCTTACTCATCGCATGTAATATCTTGCGGTATTCATGAGTGGATTCTAATATTTTAATATCGCACTCTGTAAGACCAGGTGCCATCGGATTGTGGTCTACGCCAATGACTTTCAATCCCCTATTTTTTGCAGCACGGATGAGGGGGATCTGGTTCTCTCCCGCTCCAATGGAGAGATAACTACCATGTAATTGTTTCATTTACGAACCGCGTGAACCGCCTCGGCGTTGGACTCCTGTGTTCCCACCACCTGTCGTTTGGTTTCTGCCAAACGTAGGTTTTGCCACGGCAGGGCTTCCTTTTTTCTTTTGTGCTTCGTTTTGGGCTTTGGTCAGTTCTTCTTGGTTGACCACGACGATTTTTTTCCCTTCTAGTTCTTTTCCATTTAGGGCGGCAATGGCTTTTTCCGCATCTGCATCGGCCATTTCGGCGGTTCCATACCCAAGAGACACTTTAGTCAGTTTGTCTCTTTTGATTTGCAAGTGAGTGACTTTGCCATGAGCAGAAAGAAGTTTTTCGAGGGCTTCGTCCGAAAGGGTTTGAGGGAGGTTTCCAATGGATAACTTCATGTCCTTCTTTTTTCTGAAAAATTCTCCAAAACTTCAACTCTTTTTTGACTATGTCGCATTTTCTCTTGGGGAAATGGGGGATTTGGTCGATTGGAAACATAGGTAGGAACTTATGTTACGAGGATTGTATACTGGTGCCAATGGGATGATTTCCCAACAAGTGCGTATGGATGTGATTGCCAATAATTTGGCCAATGTGGATAAAACTGCATTCAAAAAAGATACCACTGTCTTCAAAACCTTTCCTGAAATGTTATTACATCGTTATTCTGAAGATGGGATTGGAAAAACTCCAATGGGATCCTTTGATACCTCTCCCGTTGTCGGTAAACTTGGGTTTGGTGCGGAAGTGAACGAAGTGTACACTCGCTTTGAACAAGGAGCAGTGAAGAAAACTGACAATATTTTTGATCTTATGGTCCAAGACCAACCGGGAATGGAAAAACCTGCCTTTTTTTCTGTCCTCACCAATCGGGGAGAACGCCTCACTCGGAGTGGAAGTTTTGTCCTCGATAAGAATGGTTTTGTTGTGACCCCGCAAGGATTTCCTCTTCTCGGAGAAAAAGGTCCCATCCAAGTGAACCAAGGAAATTTCCTTGTGAAAGAAAATGGCGAAATTTATATCAATGCGAAACTCGGAACGGCACCAAAAGACGGAACCAATTTTAGTGAAAACCGTTTCGAAGAACCAGTGTTACTTGATAAATTGAAAATCCGCACGGTGGAAAACCCGCGCCACCTCGACAAAGAAGGAGATTCCTTTTACTCGGACACTCCTGAATCGGGAGAACCAACTCCATTTCCCGAGCTCCTTGCCCCACAAGTGTTACAAGGTTATTTGGAAGCATCGAATGTTTCTGTGGTGACAGAGATGGTGGATATGATCGAAGTAAACCGTGCCTATGAAGCTAATTCCAAAACCATGCAAACCCAAGACAGTTTACTTGGTCGACTGTTTGAAATTATGCGGTAGGAGGAATCCCCGAGAGTCTTATTTGCTCGTTGGAATTTTCCTTTACGAATTGGATTCTACTTACGTTCTCGGGCACTGGGCTCCATCGGGGTGGGCTTACCCTCCGCCTGACATTCGTCAGACAGGGCCCTGCCGATCCCTTTCCCAAACCTAACTCAACTCCTAGTCCCTCCATCAATTCGATAGACGGATCCTGTGATAAAACTGGATTCCTCCGATGCTAAAAAAACGATTAAGTTGGCCACCTCACTCGGTTTGCCAAGTCGTCCCATGGGAATGTTTTTTTCCATCGCCGATTTTCCCCGTTCTCCCGCCACATCTAGGATTGCTGTTTCTGTCCAACCAGGACATACGGCATTGATTCTCACTCCTGACTTTGCTACTTCTAATGCCCCCGTTGTTGTAAGTTCGATCACACCAGCTTTAGCCACACAGTAGGGCCCAAGAGAAGGAGCGGCACCCAGCCCGGCAATAGAGGATACGTTGATGATGGAACCACCTAATTTGTCTTTTAACATCAATTTTGTTGCATACTTTTGACACCAAAAAACGCTCGTTAGATCCAATAAAATCAGCTGGTTCCAAACTTCTGTTGATACTTTGTGCATAAAAGTAGGTTTGTTTGCAATGCCTGCATTATTAACCATAATATCTAGACGTTTGTTTTGTATGGCAAACTGTTCAGTGAGTTGGATGATTTCTTCTTCCTTGGTTACATCACATTGAAAGAAGGTTGCGTTTCCACCCTTCGAATTGATTTCTTCAACAACTTCGTATCCTGCTTTTTCATTGATATCCGAGACTATGACCGAGGCGCCACGTTTACCAAGGAGAAGACTTGTTTCTTTTCCAATTCCTTGAGCTCCACCTGTGACGATTGCATTTTTATTTTGTAAACTAGATAACATAAATATCATTCGGGATAGATTTGTTGGAAACACAACTGAATTTAATTCAGTTTTATTTTAAAAGTGAACTGATCAGTATACCTCCAGAATTGTATTTTCCTCATTTGACATACAAACTGGAATAGAAATTTACAAGAGGTAAGTAAATTTAGAATATCAAAGAATCTTAAAATAGGAAATCGGAGATGATTCCAAAGAAATATTGATTCTCGTTTGCTGGAGAGGTGGGATTTCGGTTTCCAATTTTATAGCAAATCCTATTACCTTTTAGATAGAAACTCCATTGGTTCCTGGATTTCAGGAGTAGTACGTATTTATTAACTTTCCTCTTAAATGGATTAGAATTACTTTCTTTCCTGATTCTTAAACTGTCGTAGTATGGAGCAGATCGTTACGCTTTGTTTCGAAAACTCAGTTGTAATTGCTATAATGGATATTTTACAGAATTTTTTTATCTTAAATCCGAGCCAGGTGTACTTTGTAACGGGGACATATAATATTTGGTTGGTAATTTTCTCGATCTTCATATCCGTATTTGAGTCTTGGATCTCATTATATCTTTTGAATCGATTTTCTTAAGTTGAAAGCCGATTGTCTCGATTCGCGATTTTGTTTACGGCAAGTTTGTCTTTCGGTGGTGCCGTTTGGTCTATGCATTTTAATGGGATGATGTCTTTTTAATTAGTGTACGACAGTTACGTATGACATACGCATCACCACTTTGTCCATCCTTCCTAGTATTTTTGCATCTTATTTTGTGCTAAATACTCCTAGTAAAAAACAAATTACAAGATGGGAACTCATTTCAGTGGGAATCATCGTTGGTGTCGGGATTGGATTCATGCATTATATAGGAATGTCTACCATGCAGATAAAACCAAAATTAATAAATCATCCCGTTTTGTTTTTAGTGTCTCTTGTCGTTGCCATTTCTCTTGCGATACTTTCTATGTTTATCCAATTTCACTTGAAGAGCAATACATAGAAAATCTATCCCCATTATCTTTCGCTTTTTAGCGTAGAGGTCATGGGTACTGCAATTTCATGCATGCATTATACTGGTCTGGCAGCGGCGAGATTTGTTGTTCCATTAGGAATAGAACTAGAAGATGTAACTTCCGACCAATTTTTTTGGCATTTCTTGTGACGTTTGGAAGCCTTTTTGTCATAGGCTCTGCCGTCGTGACGATCGTCTTTATCAGCTATAAAGATTTACTACAGAATTTATTAAAAGGTGAATCAAGATTAAGAGCAATCATTGAAACATCTGCGGATGCAAATGTGATGATTGATTCTAATGGAATCATCCAAGAATTCAAAGTGACAGCAGAAAAAAAGTTTGGTTGGAGTGCCAAAGAAATCATCGGACAAAATGTAAAGTTGCTCATGCCAAATCCTTACCGGGATGGACACGATGATTATTTATCCAACTATTGAACGACTGGTGAGGCAAAGATCATTGGTGTGGGGAGAGAAACCCTTGCCGTTAGAAAGGATGGAACTACGTTTCCGATTCATCTTGCCATAGGTCATACAAAACTTCCGCAAGATGACATTTTTGTTGGGCTTATTAGTGATATTTCAGAACGAATTATGATTGAAAATTCCTTACGACACAATGAGGAACAATTAAAATCTTTCATTCAAAACATCCAAAGTGTTGTGTATCGCTGTCTCATTTTAAATGCGGCTCCGATGCATGATGTTGGAAAGATTGGAATTCCTGATTCTATCATCCAAAAGCAAGGCAAACAGACAGAGGAAGAATGGCCTGAAGAAATGGAAAGAAATCAATAATCACTCACAGAAGGTGTAATTCCGAGTAGGATTTGTCTAAACGTAACGTAAAAAGTTTTCCCCCATCCTCATTCGAGAATCATTTCAACTAACTGAATATAGGTGTGATGTTTTCCTTTTTGAATGGATATGATCTATGAGCGGTCACCTAAAATTCCTATCATGATTTTCCTTTGTTGGAAAATTAGTCGACAAATGTCGATTAATAAAAATATGCTTTTTTTAGCAAGGAAATGTTAGGTCGTTTTGCATTTTCTTTCGTAAACTTTTTTCCTTTTTCCTATTGATTCCATCATTTACCATTCACTGCAAACGATGGTTCTCTGTTTTGTTTCAAAGCCGAAGTTAGAAGAAGACAAGTAAACACGGTAGACTTGGAAATTCAATCATTGATTTTCATTCTTACCATTCGTTATGAACCTTATGTGAGCTATCTTCTTTCCCGTTTGATCATAAATTTGGAATGTACACCTATCAAACATAAAAATGAATTTACTTTTAAGAATCCAACCATTGTGATCGTTCCAGACGGAAGATAGATACAATCTTCATAAGGTTACATGTATGGAAGAAAACGAAACATTAGAATTGCCAGTAGTCGTGGAAGAACCTGCTCCTGAAGTAACAGTGGTTGCTAAGAAAGCGGCTCCTAAAAAGAAGAAAGCAGCAAAAAAGAAAGCAGCTAAGAAAAAATCGAAGAAAGCAGCACCTAAAAAGAAAAAGGCTGCCAAAAAGAAGAAAGCAGCTAAGAAAAAAGCAAAGAAAGTCGCTCCTAAAAAGAGACCAGCCAAAAAGAAAACGGCGAAGAAGAAAGTAACAAAGAAAAAAAGACGTTAATTCCCTTTCGGGATAGTAGAGTGGTTGCTATCAAGAGTGGCAAACAGGAGGTTTCTCCAACTCTATTATCCCATTCTCATTCCATCCAAACTCCAAAACTTCCAACAAATCCTGAGTCTCTGTAGAATGAAGATACAGATTCAAAAGTCAGAAGAGACTTGTCTTGGAGCTTAAATTTTCTGGTATTTCTTTGCTTGTTTTTTGTTTTCTGGATCTAACTCAATGGCTTCAGGATGGAAAACTATATTCCAATAGCGTACTACATACGCAATGACTCCCACAGTTAGCACAAAGAGTAATACATATGCTGAGATGACTGGATGCAAAAAAATCGGATCGGGAGCACCAAAACGGAGAAAATAAGGCATAGACATATACCAAATCACGGACACGGCCACAAGTCCCACACCAAACTTTCCCCACCAATTTGGTCTCCCTTGTAGTCCTCGTTTTAGATATAAGAATCCACCGAGCCAAACACCGAGAATTTCTCGGATAAAGTAAACAATGAGAATCCAGCTGGGAAAATCAAAATGAAGGGTGACCACAAGAAGCCCACCTAAGGTCACCAGTTTATCGCAGACAGGATCTAAGTATCTTCCTAAGGTTGTTTCTTGGTTTAAGAGTCTAGCAAAGAGCCCATCTAAATAATCACTGAGAACCGCTGCGAGTGCGTATCCAATGGAGGCAAAAAAAGCACGTAAATTGGAAGGGTCTTTTGCATAGTCATATGTGCTATAGAAAAAAAAAGGTAATAACAAAACACGAAACACAGATAAAAAATTGGAAAGTGTAAAGATACGATCCTGGAAAAGGTCTTTG containing:
- a CDS encoding RNA recognition motif domain-containing protein yields the protein MKLSIGNLPQTLSDEALEKLLSAHGKVTHLQIKRDKLTKVSLGYGTAEMADADAEKAIAALNGKELEGKKIVVVNQEELTKAQNEAQKKKGSPAVAKPTFGRNQTTGGGNTGVQRRGGSRGS
- a CDS encoding MHYT domain-containing protein, whose product is MSILPSIFASYFVLNTPSKKQITRWELISVGIIVGVGIGFMHYIGMSTMQIKPKLINHPVLFLVSLVVAISLAILSMFIQFHLKSNT
- a CDS encoding PAS domain S-box protein; this translates as MAFLVTFGSLFVIGSAVVTIVFISYKDLLQNLLKGESRLRAIIETSADANVMIDSNGIIQEFKVTAEKKFGWSAKEIIGQNVKLLMPNPYRDGHDDYLSNY
- a CDS encoding acetyl-CoA carboxylase biotin carboxylase subunit family protein; amino-acid sequence: MKQLHGSYLSIGAGENQIPLIRAAKNRGLKVIGVDHNPMAPGLTECDIKILESTHEYRKILHAMSKVPLPYKLLGVGSRSYGKAVYTVSYLAEKLKLRGNPRESTNLFLDKEKFKQSIAKYGIPVPVTVSTSSQTQTKSKEKKLDLAFPMIAKPKEGYGKKGISVIESEAEYKKFTKGKASDAFLIETFTQGDEVTVLGFVINKRFYLISLSDKITTGKPQFIELAHITPSKHLTMAGELKMICQSIVTASKLKTGPFVAEFKITKNKECVLIESAPEVGGEFLADQLLSHHYGYDYFKDLLSVTIGEKTRPDFLKQSQKGITHSAIVFTLPPAKQKKMGEPVSFVPNAFEIVFFQKQLIPTGAGLEPLEGNHKRTSVLGISTKQTISANEWYASLLERLEP
- a CDS encoding methyltransferase domain-containing protein, which produces MDAFSSLKKECPLQNNCNWKALYQTTGKYKDLSVTECQICKLQALSPRPNQSELYTKDYYQGRAEYTYIDEREQKPFFRYVWKARIQNIKRFITTGHFLDIGSSFGGFLEVAKEEGFQVQGVEISEYAASYANQNNIPTFQGNLFDAKFPNESFDVISLIEVIEHIENPNRFFQELTRILKPGGLLLLQTANFEGWQAKEEGSSYHYYMPGHVFYYSDTLLKKILTRYGFGSFLSYFGVDFPLIAKLRKVRGSFQTWKDYLKWIRVSYYHFISKMKRNGYPLTSSYVLYAFKK
- a CDS encoding YhjD/YihY/BrkB family envelope integrity protein: MSETIKTPLLVRLTTIPEEPGWKRKLIIGIRVLLVSVHRFMKDDCLIIGSSLAYTTIVTLIPTLTVALALITVASGIHTRQGELVDEINSYLLRNNIQFDITPYLETLTDIISTATQIGAVGFVVFIFSATAVLRSLEKAFHIIWNIDLHRNFINKFVFYFFLISFGPLLFVVGKNITDTISDSVRPPHLKSIVATKHGEIWVAGEKGNIGVMRELKKSISFIPEASIDFENMLCVDMETVETGTCKKPNIRKENFFRIRSVGNDLFTISEEGTFLYSNDLGNTWKIHTLKGITISDFGAIDYDTLFILTKDTRTIRYDIGKPFKEIKRFHDDGITPIRVRFFSEKDGFILDREGRLWKTSDGGTTFFPQEISTKPLNDISFLNRSVGFLVGDSGAIFKTTDGGYTWKDLSHRKYSYERVWVFASPKKQDYDIFVLTSLGDILLSEDEGENWSVAYKGRAGMILDMLLLSKKKSNTETESSTKDGMVTNVTSLPNPEETIEIENQNEAESPNEGMLGIVGVGEFNKIIRVEDDGKGQTIWKKYQGGKRFFSLYSIFQFLLPLLALWLFFLLIFTIIPNTKVPIKASSIGAAVTGFILILFFWGFINIYLTSFTEKTMLVYKALAAIPIALLAIYSISLIILYGAEVTATLQFPDRYLLPKHPFDDIDRTLSFEFYKILQVLTLVYTYQEKQGELIKLTQVRKSLVLSEKELNQIVEKLEEASWIQTTEEKRLAPVKLKEQVNLVSVYETTSSFKLGAPKERASLSPKLNETLTNLEEKWKEELRKTSFSQWI
- a CDS encoding CDP-alcohol phosphatidyltransferase family protein, with translation MQIEEKKAKDLFQDRIFTLSNFLSVFRVLLLPFFFYSTYDYAKDPSNLRAFFASIGYALAAVLSDYLDGLFARLLNQETTLGRYLDPVCDKLVTLGGLLVVTLHFDFPSWILIVYFIREILGVWLGGFLYLKRGLQGRPNWWGKFGVGLVAVSVIWYMSMPYFLRFGAPDPIFLHPVISAYVLLFVLTVGVIAYVVRYWNIVFHPEAIELDPENKKQAKKYQKI
- a CDS encoding class I SAM-dependent methyltransferase → MNHVWDKHYERPKSKLTFPDENLVRLLSKIQPPSQKALDFGCGSGRHVYLLQSSGYEVTGCDNAKTTIDNLKATEPTIRFLHTPDLTLPFSPEEFGVIVSWGVFHYNKRKDAKLLLRSLYNALQPNGYLLGSIRAEGDTHLGLKEGTMNLADLSGGYAETYTLSDLENFLLPFSEVSIGYTERTPLGKLNERICHWFFLAKK
- a CDS encoding SDR family NAD(P)-dependent oxidoreductase, with protein sequence MLSSLQNKNAIVTGGAQGIGKETSLLLGKRGASVIVSDINEKAGYEVVEEINSKGGNATFFQCDVTKEEEIIQLTEQFAIQNKRLDIMVNNAGIANKPTFMHKVSTEVWNQLILLDLTSVFWCQKYATKLMLKDKLGGSIINVSSIAGLGAAPSLGPYCVAKAGVIELTTTGALEVAKSGVRINAVCPGWTETAILDVAGERGKSAMEKNIPMGRLGKPSEVANLIVFLASEESSFITGSVYRIDGGTRS
- a CDS encoding flagellar hook-basal body protein is translated as MLRGLYTGANGMISQQVRMDVIANNLANVDKTAFKKDTTVFKTFPEMLLHRYSEDGIGKTPMGSFDTSPVVGKLGFGAEVNEVYTRFEQGAVKKTDNIFDLMVQDQPGMEKPAFFSVLTNRGERLTRSGSFVLDKNGFVVTPQGFPLLGEKGPIQVNQGNFLVKENGEIYINAKLGTAPKDGTNFSENRFEEPVLLDKLKIRTVENPRHLDKEGDSFYSDTPESGEPTPFPELLAPQVLQGYLEASNVSVVTEMVDMIEVNRAYEANSKTMQTQDSLLGRLFEIMR